The genomic region GATTGCGGAGAGTTCCACCGAGATTCAACCAGAAATTCAGATGCAAGATGTTGGGTTGTTCCGAAACAATCCCGACAAACCGTGGGACGAAGTCTACGGCGACACTGAGACGGACCGATTGAAGAACGGCGAGGCATTCGTCACAGTGACAAATACGGGAACTGGTCCAGAGGCTATCGTTGAACTAGTGTTTGCTGGAGACGTCCCTAATCCAATCGAGAATCCCCAGGGAAACGGGATGTATGATACTGAACAAGTAATAGTCGACCCTGGGGAGACAACGGACCTCTTCAGTAACTCGTTTCCATTCGGCTCAGAGTCTGAGAAGGGAATGGGATGCTCTTCCGAAGGCAACAGCGGCCAATTCACAGTTTTCGTAGAGACACGAGTCGGAGGCGACGAGGTCGCGAAATTGTTTGATGTCCAGTACTCTGGTTCTGATGAGATGAGCGATTGTGAAATCACAATCACGGAGACCTGACGATGGTCGATCTCATAGATGTCGTACTGGAGGGGATCAAGGATGTCGTTGAGTGGTTCATCGGTCTGTTCATGGATGGACTCCGGTCAGGGTATCAGACCCTGACAGAGGGGATGTTTGGAACTCCAACGCCACAGACAGATGGGGCATTTATTTTCGGTGAGCCAAGCAACGCGCCCTGGCCAGCGATTCAAGATGGGCTCGTTGGTGGCGAAATCATGCTTATCTCTCTCCTGCTACTCGTGATGAGCGTTCAGGGGCGCCACACGGTTCGAATCTTCAACATGGGAAGTGCCTACAAGGCTCGAAAGACCAAGAAAACTGCATGGGTCGGAGCATTTCTGATCATCACATGGTACTGGATCGGCGCCCTCACCCTGTACCTCGTTGATGGATTCACTATTGCCCTGATGCCCGATCTCTCTTCGGTGTCCGCAGCTATGCTACAGTTCTTGGGTGTATCTATTGCCAACCCCGGTCTAGGGCTACTATTCGCCCTCTTCGGTGGGATTTCGATGTGGGCTTTGGAGGCGCTGTTCTACATTCGCATGATTCTACTCTACGTCTACCTATACGGGATGCCGATTGCGTTCGCCCTAGCCTACGGGAATATTCCCGTCATCTCCGACATTGCAATGGGATTCTCCAAACGGTTCGTTCCCCTAGCTGTCCTCCCACTTCCAGCAGCAATGGTTCTCAAGGGATATGATCTCATCTACGCTGGTGGGTCGTTAACGCCAGGGACCGTGTTTCTCAAGTACCTAGTCGCTGTATCCCTACCGCTCGTCGCACTCTATGTGACCTGGAAGACGTTCAAATACGCGACGCCACTGACTGCCAAGGTCGTCGGTGGCGCGACGAAAGGCGCAGCCCTCATCGGTGGTGTCGCAGCCGGTGCGTACGTCGGTGGCGCCGGCGTCGCGACGACCGCCGCTCGGTGGGGACCGAAAGCCGCCGCCGGCCATGCAGTCGCGCAGAAGGCGGCCGCTCGAGGTGCGAACAGCGACGAAGACAGCCCCACGCCGTCGTACCGGCGTACCGAGAACGACCCTGGAAGCTACTAACAATTCATGTCCATAGATAAAGACGCAGCCGCACGACGCATCACGGACCAGTTCGGCGAAGTAAGTCGCATCCCCTACCTCAACATCGAGGAGGGCGATGTCGGCGTACTCATCGCATTCCCGATCATTGGGCTGTTCGTTGCTGGTCTCACCGGAATCGAATCGCTCGCCCTCCCGTTCATCGCCGGCGGGTTCGGTTTCGGCGTCGCAGTCATCTACGTCTCTCCCGACCACCTCAACGCGTGGACGTGGACGAAGGACGTCTACCGGTACGTCAAGCGTCCCCGGATCACTTTTAGCGCCCCGGAGGAAGCCGACAGTAGTACTAACGAGACGGAGCGGAACGAAGGCGGGCTCGCAAACTACACGCCGTTCAAGCCGGACGAACGAACGCAGGACCTCACGAACATCGAGCGGGCGTGGCCGGGAGCTGGCGCGATACAGCGAGCCGACGGGACGATGGAGGCGTTCATCGAAATCAATCCCGGCAACATGGACTTCGCGATGTCCGACGACTGGGCCCAGCTCCAGGACGCCGGCGAAGAGTTCGCCAACAAAGAACTGGACTCGAAGCTCAAACTCCACGCGACAACCCGCTCATTTCCGGTGGAACAAATCACCGAGAATATTGAAGACCGACTGAACGATGAGGACGTCACGGAGAACTCGATCTTCAAAGAACTCCTCGAGGAATACCGCGAGACGCGGCCGAAGGAGATGCGTGACCGGGGGACTCAGCAGGTTCGGTACTACATCGGCGTCGAGGTCACGCCGTTGGAGGTCTACGACCGCTTCCGCGATGAGGGTACTCCTGCCGAGAAGCTGACGCAGTTCCCCGTCATCGGCTTCCTGTTCAACCCGTTCGTCACCCGACGTGAGGACCTCACCGACGTCGAACGCCGCGCACAGATGTTCGAGAAGCTCGACAGCCGGGTCAACGACGTCCGCGCCGAGTTCATCCAGCAAGCATCCGGGTGGTCCGCGCGTCGACTCAGCACGGTCGAGCTATTCGTCCTGAATATGGACTTCTGGAACGGGCACGAGCACGACTACGACAAGGCAGAGCGCGTCGTTCGCGAACAACCCATCATCGGCCACTCGCGCCGGGAGGATGACCACGGTGCATAACCTGGTCCTCCAGTCGGGAAGCGGAGCTGTCGGTCAGTTAGTCGAGTGGCTCTCGGACCCGACTTCGGCTGAAGGTGCAGCACTTTACGTCGGTATCGTCGTCGTCCTCGGCGCCGTCGGGAAGCTCCTCTGGGACAGGTACACCGAGGAGGACGAAGAAGAGGTCGAGTTCTCCGACCTCCTCGACGAGGAGACGCTCGAAGACGGCCACGGCGAACGCCAGCTCCTCGACGACATCGCCGAGTCGCACAAGACGGTGACGGCGCCGGAAACCATCGAGTGGGAAACACGAGCCGCACGGGTCGGCGAGCAGTGGACGACGACGCTGTACATCGCCGACTACGCCGACTACCCGAACGATGGCTACCTAAGCGACCTCTTCGAGATGACCGACGTCGAGTTCGATCTCACCGCCCACATCACGCCGAAAAACCAGCAGCGGGCCCGGAACGAACTCCAAGACATCGCGGACGACCTCCAGGTCGACGCCGACCTCGAACAGAGCGTCCGGAGTGCCTACCTCCAAGAGCGGGCGAACGAGGCGGCCGCGACGTACAAAGCCGTCGAGAACGGCGCGAACGTCTTCGACCAGGGGATGTTCATCACGGTCCGCGCCGACGACAAAGACGACCTTCGGGATGCCGTCCAGAAGGTCAAGAGCACGCTCCGCGACGATCCCGCGAACCTCACACCGAAGACGGCCATCTGTCGGCAGGACCTCGCCCTCCAGTCCGCAGCCCCGATCGGTGACAACGAGTTCGGGCGCGAGTCCATCGCGCTTGGCGGCGCTGTCGGCGCGTTGCTCTCCGCTCCTCATAACGCGACGATCCTCGAGGAGGGCGGCGTCGAGGTCGGCATCCACAAGGACAATCAGAGTCCCGTCGTCATCGACCCGTTCGCCCGGGACAACGGCTACGCGATGTTCACCGTCGGTGACACGGGCTCCGGGAAGTCCTTTAGCTCGAAGCAGAACTTCATCCGCTCCATCGAGCAGAGCAAGAATCGGATTGGCATCATCCTCGAACCGTTGAACAACTGGGCCGGCGTCTCCGAGGCGCTCGATGCAAAGCGCATCACCGTCGGCGGGACGCTCGGCCTCAACCCATTGGAGATCCGTCAGACGCCGGAACGCGTCCAGCGCGCGATGGGCGAGGACGCGAGTCCGTTCAACGAAAAGCTCGACGACGCAATGAGCTTCCTGACGAACTTCTTCGCGCTCCGCGGTATCTCACTCGGTGACCGGCGGACGACGCTCGAACTCGGCCTCAAGCGCGCCTACAAGCGCAACGACATCACCGACGACATCACGACGCACAGCAATCCGAGTCCGACGGTTCGGGACATGATGGACGTCTTCGAGGACATGGTTGACGACCCCGAGGAGTTTGTCGTCCGCTCCGACGAGGAGGCCGGGAAGATTGAGGAAGACGCGACGTGGCTCCTCGATCAGCTCCGCCCCTTCGAAGATGAAGGTCGGCACGCCAATCTCGGGAAGGAGTCGGCGTTCGACATCCGCGACGAGAAGGTCATCTACCTCGATCTCGCCCAGCAGGAGGGCAGCGTGGACAGCAGCACGGCGCTGACGATGCAGCTTCTCATCTCGCTAGTCTACGAGCGGGCAAAGGTCTCGGACAAGGAGGTCGTGTTCTACATCGACGAGGCGCGGTACATCATGCAGGACGCCGCGAGCCTGGCGTTCCTCGAGACGGTCTTCCGGCACCACCGGCACCACGACCTCTCGATTCGACTCGTGACACAGACCGTCGACGAGTTCTTCGAGCACGCTGAATCCGAAGCGATCCTCGACCAGTGTGCAGTCAAGCAGTTCCACCGCCTCGATGGGATGGACGACCAGTGGGCCGACGAGTTCGGGTTGAACTACGCGCAGATGCGATTCGTGCAGGACGCAGTGCCGGGCAACGAGGACGCTGGGTTCTCGGAGGCGCTCGTCGGCGTCGACGGCGAGTGGCGCGGGATGAAGGTCGAGGCGATGCCCAAGGAGAAACAGGTTATCGACTTCGACCCGACCGCACAGGTTCGGTCCTCGCTGCCCGGCGCCGGTGACGGCGCCGTCGATACAGAGATGCAGGAGTTCCAGGAGGAGCTCGAGAACCGAGCAACGAACGGAACGAATAGAACGAGCGAAACGAACGAGGGGTCAGACGGCGTCGAGGCCGAGCCAGACGGGGGTTCAACAGAAGGGAACGATAATGTCTGAGTACCTGCGCGTAACGCCGACGTCCGAGCGACTCGATCCGGAGAGTATCCCCCGTATCCTCGACAGCCTCCACAAACTGACCACACCCGGATCGTCGGGCCTCGGGGCGAAGCTGAATCCGCTCCACAGTGAGACACCACCCCGATTCGAGTTTCTCGCGATGAGCGATGGCCCGGACGACCCGGTGGAATTCTTCTACGGGGCCGATGCGCACCTCGATACGCTCGAGAAACGCCTCCGTTCCATCTACCCGGCCACGTTCGACATCGAACGCGTCGACGTCGACGTCGCCGACCGGCTCATTCAGCCGGTCGAGTTCACACCGCAGGAATTCGTCAACCACTACGAAGCCGGGCGGCTTCAGTACGAGTTTGGCCCGGCGGAACAGTACAACCCCGTCGACGAGGGGCCAGGTGACTCCGAGTCAGCCGAAGCAGATCCGGTTGTCGACGGCGGTACGGCATCCACCACAGTACCTGACCATCATATTGCTGTCGGGGACTCGGTCCTCGAACTAGCTCCGCCCGATTCCCTCCCGGAAGACGGGGAGCGGCCGGCCATCGAGAAGCCGACGATGACACCGGAGGGGACGATTCTGGCTCGCCCAGCGAAAGATGCCGTCTCGCCGCTCGGTGTCCGGTGGTGTGGATCCACGACGCGAAAGCAGGACTGGATGACCTCGCTGACGCCGTTCACGGCGAAGGAGACGACCGGAGACCTCTCGTCCGCCGACCAACCCGGCGCAGCGCTCGCTTCGCTTATCGACCACCTGATGGAGGCGACAGCGCCGACCGCGTTCCAAGTCGTTTTCCAACGACGATCTAGCTGGCAGTCCGACGCGGAGGTTCGGAAAGAGAACCTCGTCGACGGCCGGGATACGTTCTTCCAAGAGGTCGTCGGGTCGTTGCTCGAGGTCAAAGACCAACGGAGCGACCAGAACGAACAGCAGATCAGTGAATCCGTCGAAAAGCGGATCGAGTACATCGATGCGAAGAACGCCAAACGGTCGTTCACGGCCAATATCCACGCCGTCGGCGTCCCCACCGAGGACACTCGCGACGATCTCGATGCCCGAATGGACTCACTACTGCCGGTGTTCGATCCACTTGATGGGCCGTTCTACGAGGTCGAGGGGAAACGCCTCCGTGACAATGGCTTCCGTGAGAAAACGAAGGAGAAGAAGGCACGGGCCGCCCTGCAGCGCCTCCTCAACCGCGAACTGACGACCGGACGAGGCAAGACCCGGCCCGATTTGGTGCTCTGTGGGACAGAGCTCGCGAACGTTGTGTTGGTTCCCTCTTCCGAACAGTTGACGGTCGAGGGAACGCGGGGTACCCGCGCCGAACAGCAAAGCCGGAATCCGCTGCCGTGGCCGAATCCAGACCTGATTCATCAGTTCCAGGAGGGGATGGCTATCGGGTACGCACTCGACGAGAACGGCGAGCCGCGGCCAGACCCAATTCGAATTCCTCCGGATCTGTTGACGACGCACTACGGTCGCTTCGCGTCGACGGGCGGTGGGAAGTCGAAGGCGATCATCAACGACGCTCTCTCGCTCCGGGAGACGACCGGCGGGCCCGTCGTCATCGTCGACCCGAAGGGCGACGGGATGTGCGAGAACTATCTGCGCTGCCACTACGAGCAATTCGGTGGGTTGGACGACGTCTACCAATTCCGCGTCCCGGAGGCCATCCCCGCGTTCTCCTTCTTCGACATTCGTCCTGCGCTGGAGGCCGGGCGCAACCGCGAGGACGCGATTCAGGACAAGGTCGACCACGTCCACGACATCCTCCGGATGATTATGGGCCGCGAGCAGTACGGCCAGGCGTTCGTCGCGAACGAGATCCTCAGCTACCTGATCAAGGCGCTCTTCGACGAGGAGTACGGGAGCGACGTGTTCGGGCTGGACGACCTCTTCGCCGCCGCCCTCCGGATGCAGCGCGACCAGACGATCCCGCCCGTTTCAGCCGACAATCAAAACATCGAGGAATCGCTGACGCGCCACTTCGCGAAGGACAACCACCAGTTCCAGGTGTCGATGGACGCCGTCGGGAACCGCCTCGACAAGCTCAAAGAGGACGCGCATCTCCGTCGGATCTTCAGTCACGTCCCCGAGCAGAACGACGACGGCGAGTACGTGGACAATCACTTCGACTTCCGCGAGTTCCTCGATGAAGACGCCACCATCCTGTTCGACTTCGGGGATCTCCGTCCCGAGGCGCAGCGAGCGATCACCCTGCTCCTGTTGAGTAACCTCTGGGACGCGGTCCAGGTGCGCCGGCGCGACGGCCAGACCGACTACGAGAAGCTCACGAACCTCATTATCGAGGAGGCAGCCCCGGTCGCTTCTACGAAGCTTGTCTCCGAGCAGCTGCTGCCCCAGGGGCGGTCGTTTGGGCTGAGCATGGGACTCGTGATGCAGTTTCCTGAACAGGTGCGCAACCGGAACGAGCGGGCCTACGATGAGGTGCTGAACAACATCAAGACGAAGCTCATCGGCAACATCTCGGTCGAGCGTGACCTCGCTGAGTCGCTCGCCCACGAGGACCTCAGCCCGACCGAACTCCGCAACCGAATCAATACACTTCCGAGTGGCGAGTGGATCACCCAACTCCCGAGCCCGTCGTTCGGGGAGACTGGGCCCGCTCCGTTTTCGCTGAAGCCGCTCCCAATTGCGCCGGGGCATCCAGAAAGCGACCAGCCGCTCACAGAGCCGCAGGAAGACCATTTCGAGTCCGTGTCCCGGCCACGGATGGTGGAACGGACACAGGCCCAGTACGGCCTTACAGGGAGGACTGAATCGAGCACTGCCCCGGAGGATGCTGACTGGGGAAGCTTGGGAGCCGACACGACGGTTCCGTCCAAAGACGGTGGTTCCGCCTCAGAGCCTACTCAGTCCTCGTTTATCAAGCAACCAACGACCGAGACGGAGACCGCGCCGGACAACCAAGACGACGCTGAGAGTGCGCCCGATGAGGACTCTCAGGAGATCAGCTCGTTGTTCGGAGTATCCAACGAGGAGGAGAGCACTGATGACCAGGGAACGGAGCCGGAGAACGGATCGACTCCGGTTCAGGAGAGCAATGTGGCTGTCACCGATGACGAACTCCGAAAACGGGGACTCAGTCGTGACGACGTCCGCTTCCTGAGTCGCATCCTCGACGTCATGAACAGGGAAGCTACCGAGTACACCCTCCTCGACTCGATGCGTTCGCTCCGAGACGAGTTCGAGGATCTCAATCTCCGCCGCCTTATCGACCAGAACCTCGTCGAGGAAGCCTCGGCCTGTGGCCGCAAATACTACACCGTCCTCCCAGCGGGGCGCGAGCTCCTCGGAGAAAAGCTGCAGGTGGGTCCCGGAAGGGGCGATATCGGAGGGAAAACGCCGCACAAGGTTGGGGTCAGACTCCTCGAGCTGTGGCTTCAGCAGCAGGACGACGTCGCTCGCGTCGAGCCTTACTACGAACACGATGACGACACCGTGTTCGACGTCGCCGGGTTCGACGCGGGTGGTGAATTCGTCTGGCTCGGGGAAGCAGAACTCCCGAGCAACAACACCCACGCACCGGTCGACGATTACGATAAGTTGAGTTCGGTAGATGCGGACGCAATCTGGGCGTTCAACAACCGCGAGACGGCCATCGAAGTTCTGGACAAGCTGGCCCACGCGGACCGGATCGAAGAGAGTGTCAGCGGACGGGACGCACGGTCGTTCTCGACGATCCGAGACGCTGTGGCGGACTTCGGTGCAGCGGGAATGACCACCGTCCGAGGGTTCAAGAATCTCGATCAGGAGGTCAACCAATGACGTGGCGACAGGCAACCCGCGAGGAGATTTACGCGTACTACGCCGAGGAGTTCCCCCGCTACATCGACAACCTCCCCGAATTCATCACGTCGACCGGCCCGAAACAGTACGCCGTCGCCTTTCGAGACCCCCATCCGGTTCGCAAAGACGATGTCCCTGACAAGGACTTCATCCGGCGAGATACGTGGCAGACAGATGCATCGGGAGACCGAACAGCGCCCGAGTTCGACGACTTCGAGGACGTCGTGGAGTTCATTCGGCATCCGGCTCGCAACGACCCACTCGGACGGAGCAAGTTCGCGCTTGCTGACCCGGAGGTCCTGGAGAAACCGGATCCACGGCCCGACGCCGTCTACTACGCACTGGATCATTGGGAGCGGCCGTGGGTCCTCCTGGTCGACATCGACGCGAAAGAAATCGCCCGGGAACGAGCAGCGGATATGGTCTCGGAGGACGTCGACGGCCAGGATGACGATGCGCTCCTTGATGCCGCAGGCCTCCTCGACGCCGCTCCCGAGGGGTATCCGTATGCATTCGAGGATGTGGACCGCGCTATCGAGTACGGGTTCGAGGTGCGCGACATCTTCGAGGACGATTTCGACGCCAAGGAGACGATGGTCGTGTACAGCGGGCAGGGTGTCCATGTCTACCTCCTCGATACGGACCCGGCGCACCGATACGACGAACCGAGTCGCGAGGTGTTGAACGACCTCCTCCTCGAGACCTACGAGATCCCGATCGACCCCGTCGTGACAGCCGACCGCCGGCGAGTCGCTCGCCTGCCCTAC from Halanaeroarchaeum sulfurireducens harbors:
- a CDS encoding VirB4 family type IV secretion system protein, which produces MTTVHNLVLQSGSGAVGQLVEWLSDPTSAEGAALYVGIVVVLGAVGKLLWDRYTEEDEEEVEFSDLLDEETLEDGHGERQLLDDIAESHKTVTAPETIEWETRAARVGEQWTTTLYIADYADYPNDGYLSDLFEMTDVEFDLTAHITPKNQQRARNELQDIADDLQVDADLEQSVRSAYLQERANEAAATYKAVENGANVFDQGMFITVRADDKDDLRDAVQKVKSTLRDDPANLTPKTAICRQDLALQSAAPIGDNEFGRESIALGGAVGALLSAPHNATILEEGGVEVGIHKDNQSPVVIDPFARDNGYAMFTVGDTGSGKSFSSKQNFIRSIEQSKNRIGIILEPLNNWAGVSEALDAKRITVGGTLGLNPLEIRQTPERVQRAMGEDASPFNEKLDDAMSFLTNFFALRGISLGDRRTTLELGLKRAYKRNDITDDITTHSNPSPTVRDMMDVFEDMVDDPEEFVVRSDEEAGKIEEDATWLLDQLRPFEDEGRHANLGKESAFDIRDEKVIYLDLAQQEGSVDSSTALTMQLLISLVYERAKVSDKEVVFYIDEARYIMQDAASLAFLETVFRHHRHHDLSIRLVTQTVDEFFEHAESEAILDQCAVKQFHRLDGMDDQWADEFGLNYAQMRFVQDAVPGNEDAGFSEALVGVDGEWRGMKVEAMPKEKQVIDFDPTAQVRSSLPGAGDGAVDTEMQEFQEELENRATNGTNRTSETNEGSDGVEAEPDGGSTEGNDNV
- a CDS encoding ATP-binding protein; the encoded protein is MSEYLRVTPTSERLDPESIPRILDSLHKLTTPGSSGLGAKLNPLHSETPPRFEFLAMSDGPDDPVEFFYGADAHLDTLEKRLRSIYPATFDIERVDVDVADRLIQPVEFTPQEFVNHYEAGRLQYEFGPAEQYNPVDEGPGDSESAEADPVVDGGTASTTVPDHHIAVGDSVLELAPPDSLPEDGERPAIEKPTMTPEGTILARPAKDAVSPLGVRWCGSTTRKQDWMTSLTPFTAKETTGDLSSADQPGAALASLIDHLMEATAPTAFQVVFQRRSSWQSDAEVRKENLVDGRDTFFQEVVGSLLEVKDQRSDQNEQQISESVEKRIEYIDAKNAKRSFTANIHAVGVPTEDTRDDLDARMDSLLPVFDPLDGPFYEVEGKRLRDNGFREKTKEKKARAALQRLLNRELTTGRGKTRPDLVLCGTELANVVLVPSSEQLTVEGTRGTRAEQQSRNPLPWPNPDLIHQFQEGMAIGYALDENGEPRPDPIRIPPDLLTTHYGRFASTGGGKSKAIINDALSLRETTGGPVVIVDPKGDGMCENYLRCHYEQFGGLDDVYQFRVPEAIPAFSFFDIRPALEAGRNREDAIQDKVDHVHDILRMIMGREQYGQAFVANEILSYLIKALFDEEYGSDVFGLDDLFAAALRMQRDQTIPPVSADNQNIEESLTRHFAKDNHQFQVSMDAVGNRLDKLKEDAHLRRIFSHVPEQNDDGEYVDNHFDFREFLDEDATILFDFGDLRPEAQRAITLLLLSNLWDAVQVRRRDGQTDYEKLTNLIIEEAAPVASTKLVSEQLLPQGRSFGLSMGLVMQFPEQVRNRNERAYDEVLNNIKTKLIGNISVERDLAESLAHEDLSPTELRNRINTLPSGEWITQLPSPSFGETGPAPFSLKPLPIAPGHPESDQPLTEPQEDHFESVSRPRMVERTQAQYGLTGRTESSTAPEDADWGSLGADTTVPSKDGGSASEPTQSSFIKQPTTETETAPDNQDDAESAPDEDSQEISSLFGVSNEEESTDDQGTEPENGSTPVQESNVAVTDDELRKRGLSRDDVRFLSRILDVMNREATEYTLLDSMRSLRDEFEDLNLRRLIDQNLVEEASACGRKYYTVLPAGRELLGEKLQVGPGRGDIGGKTPHKVGVRLLELWLQQQDDVARVEPYYEHDDDTVFDVAGFDAGGEFVWLGEAELPSNNTHAPVDDYDKLSSVDADAIWAFNNRETAIEVLDKLAHADRIEESVSGRDARSFSTIRDAVADFGAAGMTTVRGFKNLDQEVNQ
- a CDS encoding bifunctional DNA primase/polymerase → MTWRQATREEIYAYYAEEFPRYIDNLPEFITSTGPKQYAVAFRDPHPVRKDDVPDKDFIRRDTWQTDASGDRTAPEFDDFEDVVEFIRHPARNDPLGRSKFALADPEVLEKPDPRPDAVYYALDHWERPWVLLVDIDAKEIARERAADMVSEDVDGQDDDALLDAAGLLDAAPEGYPYAFEDVDRAIEYGFEVRDIFEDDFDAKETMVVYSGQGVHVYLLDTDPAHRYDEPSREVLNDLLLETYEIPIDPVVTADRRRVARLPYSFHADVCSIVQPIESPNFDVRSATPEVITE